A single genomic interval of Paracoccus liaowanqingii harbors:
- a CDS encoding IS5 family transposase: MTRRALTDAQWAIIEPFCLGKRSDPGQTGRDPRLFVEAVLWIVRTGAQWRELPDEFGKWNSVFKRFRRWVKADAFYRMFKILSTVADFEYAMIDGSIVKVHRSGQGANVWPAPSASGNF; this comes from the coding sequence TTGACCCGACGTGCCCTGACCGATGCCCAATGGGCGATCATCGAACCCTTTTGCCTCGGAAAACGGTCTGATCCTGGCCAAACGGGGCGCGATCCGCGCCTGTTCGTCGAGGCGGTCCTGTGGATCGTGCGGACGGGTGCTCAGTGGCGCGAATTGCCCGATGAGTTTGGAAAGTGGAATTCTGTGTTCAAGCGTTTTCGCCGGTGGGTGAAGGCTGACGCTTTCTACAGAATGTTCAAAATTTTGAGCACGGTCGCCGACTTTGAATACGCAATGATCGACGGCTCGATTGTCAAGGTTCACCGTTCTGGTCAGGGCGCAAACGTATGGCCCGCCCCGTCTGCAAGCGGAAATTTTTGA
- a CDS encoding helix-turn-helix domain-containing protein, which translates to MILIAKSPMGAQIMHALTARLGDHNAVVISQVSLAKIIGRSERAVRTAISVLKADNWIEVRQLGNAATVNAYVINDRVAWTGKRDGIRYSLFSAAVVVSEEEQPDRESLGRQAALRRIPDLLQSEAQMPAGQGLPPISQPALPMMEPDLPATRRTYDLETGELLD; encoded by the coding sequence ATGATCCTCATTGCCAAGTCCCCTATGGGTGCGCAGATCATGCACGCGCTGACGGCGAGGCTGGGCGACCATAATGCAGTCGTAATCTCTCAGGTCTCGCTTGCCAAAATCATCGGCCGATCGGAACGGGCTGTCCGAACCGCGATTTCGGTCTTGAAGGCGGACAACTGGATTGAGGTCCGGCAGCTCGGGAACGCTGCCACAGTGAATGCATATGTCATCAACGATCGGGTGGCTTGGACCGGCAAGCGCGATGGCATACGCTACAGCCTCTTCTCGGCGGCGGTGGTCGTGTCTGAGGAGGAACAGCCCGATCGGGAAAGCTTGGGCCGCCAGGCCGCTCTCCGTCGCATTCCTGACCTTCTGCAGAGCGAGGCCCAGATGCCGGCCGGCCAAGGTCTTCCGCCGATCTCGCAGCCCGCCCTTCCGATGATGGAGCCGGACCTGCCTGCGACGCGCCGGACCTACGACCTGGAGACCGGTGAGCTGCTAGACTGA
- the pstA gene encoding phosphate ABC transporter permease PstA, with protein MTDATAADLPASGGRPNKSILVEDALTRRRNRSEKRFMLYGLGAITISLLVLFIMLFTIFRDGTSAFFQASLSFPVTLDAEQLDEDGNRDPAEMASVTTIGYGNLLRASLVDYLAAEGISTDEIEEGNVGSLISRDGPAQLRDRVLADPDLIGQTVDVKIFATSRLDGYLKGRVTMETALLDSNVSPEQLQLADRLSEAGILTTAFNLQFLTAADASDQRPEAAGLGVAIIGSAYMMLLVLIMALPIGVAASIYLEEFAPKNWITDVIEVNISNLAAVPSIVYGILGLALFINFAGLPQSSTLVGALVLTLMTLPTIIIATRASLRAVPPSIRDAALGVGASKMQTVFHHVLPLAMPGILTGTILGLATALGETAPLLLIGMVAFVGDYPASPLDGGFLDPATALPVQVYAWASRSDPAFIERSSGAIIVLLGFLLVMNAVAIVLRRRFERRW; from the coding sequence ATGACCGACGCCACCGCCGCTGACCTGCCCGCCTCGGGTGGGCGTCCGAACAAATCGATCTTGGTCGAAGACGCACTGACGCGCCGCCGCAACCGGTCTGAAAAGCGCTTCATGCTGTACGGACTGGGGGCGATTACGATCAGCCTGCTGGTGCTGTTCATCATGCTGTTCACGATCTTTCGCGACGGAACCAGCGCGTTCTTCCAAGCCAGCCTGTCCTTTCCGGTGACGCTCGACGCCGAGCAGCTGGACGAGGACGGCAACCGCGACCCGGCAGAGATGGCCAGCGTCACCACCATCGGATACGGCAACCTGCTGCGCGCCTCGCTGGTCGATTATCTGGCAGCCGAAGGGATTTCGACTGACGAGATCGAGGAGGGCAATGTTGGCTCACTGATTTCTCGGGACGGCCCGGCGCAGCTGCGCGACCGGGTTCTGGCTGATCCTGATCTGATCGGACAGACGGTGGACGTGAAGATCTTTGCCACCAGTCGTTTGGACGGATATCTGAAGGGCCGCGTGACGATGGAAACGGCGCTGCTTGACAGCAACGTTTCGCCCGAACAGCTGCAGCTGGCCGACCGCCTGTCCGAGGCGGGGATCTTGACGACCGCCTTCAACCTGCAGTTCCTGACCGCCGCCGACGCGTCCGACCAGCGCCCCGAGGCCGCGGGCCTGGGCGTGGCGATCATTGGTTCGGCCTACATGATGCTTCTAGTACTGATCATGGCGCTGCCCATCGGCGTTGCAGCCTCGATCTATCTGGAGGAATTCGCGCCCAAGAACTGGATCACCGACGTGATAGAGGTGAACATCTCGAACCTCGCTGCAGTGCCGTCTATCGTCTATGGTATCCTGGGTCTGGCTCTATTCATCAACTTTGCCGGACTGCCGCAATCGTCCACGCTAGTCGGTGCACTGGTGCTGACGTTGATGACACTGCCCACAATCATCATCGCGACGCGAGCCAGCCTGCGCGCCGTACCGCCCTCGATCCGCGACGCGGCATTGGGTGTGGGTGCGTCCAAGATGCAGACTGTGTTCCATCACGTCCTGCCCCTGGCAATGCCCGGCATCTTGACAGGCACAATTTTGGGCTTGGCCACCGCCTTGGGGGAAACCGCGCCGCTGCTGTTGATCGGCATGGTTGCCTTTGTGGGCGATTATCCCGCCTCGCCGCTGGACGGAGGCTTTTTGGACCCCGCCACCGCCCTGCCGGTTCAGGTCTATGCCTGGGCGTCGCGGTCGGATCCGGCCTTCATCGAAAGGTCCTCGGGCGCGATCATCGTGCTGCTGGGCTTCCTTCTTGTCATGAACGCGGTCGCCATCGTGCTGCGCCGCCGCTTTGAACGCCGCTGGTAA
- the pstC gene encoding phosphate ABC transporter permease subunit PstC, with protein sequence MSVFFLFAFIAVLAVAGYVVCRRRALASADGNIRCMHSLPSHYGWHGAIMAAVPALFGLAIWLLAQPLVIERQLQNYFPPEQVENPSAMTLLMGDVRRVAAGIDVAVARGALSETEASELNTASTDVRQALAAVGVALGAQVTPQVLAAAQDYRASATFGAIGRSILVIVLALAGFAYAVRITDRDFRARNRVERVSLALLALASVIAILTTIGIVLSLLSESARFFTFYPVGDFFFGLTWSPNFRGNSELGLLPLLWGTLYISLVAMIVAVPLGIFAAIYLAEYASPTARSILKPMIEIIAGIPTVVFGLFALVTVGPFLRDYFAQPLGLGNSGSSVMTAGIVIGILNIPFISSLSDDIINAVPQSMRDGSLGLGATKSETIKQVVLPAALPGIVGAVLMAASRAIGETMIVTMGAGAAARMDLNPFEAMTTITVKIVSQLTGDTEFNSPETLVAFALGLTLFVFTLVLNIVALLIVRRYREQYE encoded by the coding sequence ATGAGCGTGTTTTTTCTTTTTGCATTCATCGCTGTTCTGGCCGTGGCGGGGTATGTCGTCTGTCGCAGGCGCGCCTTGGCATCGGCTGATGGGAACATCCGGTGTATGCATTCGCTGCCGTCCCATTACGGCTGGCACGGGGCCATTATGGCCGCCGTCCCGGCATTGTTTGGGCTGGCCATCTGGCTGCTAGCCCAACCGCTGGTGATCGAACGCCAGCTGCAGAATTATTTCCCGCCCGAGCAGGTCGAGAACCCCAGTGCCATGACCCTGCTGATGGGGGATGTGCGCCGGGTCGCGGCCGGGATCGACGTGGCCGTCGCGCGCGGCGCGCTGAGCGAAACCGAAGCCAGCGAACTGAACACCGCATCCACCGATGTCCGTCAGGCGCTGGCTGCCGTGGGGGTGGCGCTTGGTGCGCAGGTGACGCCGCAGGTTCTTGCCGCTGCACAGGATTACCGCGCCTCGGCGACGTTCGGCGCCATCGGGCGCAGCATCTTGGTGATCGTGCTGGCGCTGGCGGGCTTTGCCTATGCGGTCCGCATCACCGACCGCGACTTCCGCGCCCGTAACCGGGTCGAGCGGGTCAGCCTGGCCCTGCTGGCGCTAGCCTCGGTGATCGCCATCCTAACCACGATTGGCATCGTGCTGTCGCTGCTGAGCGAGTCGGCGCGGTTCTTCACCTTCTATCCAGTCGGCGATTTCTTTTTCGGATTGACCTGGTCGCCCAATTTTCGCGGGAACAGCGAATTAGGTCTGCTGCCACTGCTGTGGGGCACGTTGTATATCAGCTTGGTGGCGATGATCGTGGCCGTACCGCTTGGCATCTTTGCCGCCATTTATCTGGCCGAATATGCCTCGCCCACTGCCCGATCGATCCTCAAGCCGATGATCGAAATCATTGCCGGTATTCCGACAGTGGTGTTTGGCCTGTTCGCCCTAGTGACCGTGGGGCCGTTCCTGCGCGATTATTTTGCTCAACCCTTAGGTCTGGGCAATTCCGGGTCTTCGGTCATGACGGCGGGCATCGTGATCGGCATCCTAAACATCCCGTTCATCTCGTCTTTGTCCGACGACATCATCAATGCCGTGCCGCAAAGCATGCGCGATGGATCGCTTGGCCTGGGGGCAACCAAGTCGGAAACGATCAAGCAGGTGGTGCTGCCGGCCGCCCTGCCGGGCATCGTAGGGGCCGTCTTGATGGCCGCCAGCCGCGCCATCGGCGAGACAATGATCGTGACCATGGGGGCAGGTGCCGCCGCCCGCATGGATCTGAACCCGTTCGAGGCAATGACCACCATCACCGTCAAGATCGTCAGCCAGCTGACCGGCGATACAGAGTTCAACTCGCCCGAAACATTGGTGGCCTTTGCTTTGGGCCTGACGCTGTTTGTCTTTACGCTTGTGCTTAACATCGTCGCGCTGCTCATCGTGCGCCGGTACCGGGAGCAGTACGAATGA
- the pstB gene encoding phosphate ABC transporter ATP-binding protein PstB gives MNDMRVDRIMAKNENKITARNVQVYYGDKQAIKDLNVEILDKTVTAFIGPSGCGKSTFLRCLNRMNDTISSAKVEGEILLEGENIYDSKVDPVQLRAKVGMVFQKPNPFPKSIYDNVAYGPRIHGLARNKAELDEIVETALRGAALWTEAKDRLSEPGTGLSGGQQQRLCIARAVATSPEVLLMDEPCSALDPIATSQVEELIDQLRQQFSVVIVTHSMQQAARVSQKTAFFHLGNLVEYGDTDDIFTRPQDSRTEAYISGRIG, from the coding sequence ATGAACGACATGCGAGTAGACAGAATTATGGCCAAGAACGAAAACAAGATCACGGCCCGCAACGTGCAGGTTTATTACGGCGACAAGCAGGCCATTAAGGACCTAAACGTCGAGATCCTGGACAAGACGGTGACGGCCTTCATCGGCCCCTCGGGCTGCGGAAAGTCGACGTTCCTGCGGTGTCTGAACCGCATGAACGACACTATCAGCAGCGCGAAGGTTGAAGGGGAGATCCTGCTGGAGGGCGAGAACATCTACGATTCCAAGGTCGACCCGGTGCAGCTGCGCGCCAAAGTCGGCATGGTGTTCCAAAAACCTAACCCCTTCCCCAAGTCGATCTACGACAACGTGGCCTATGGCCCCCGCATCCACGGCCTGGCCCGCAACAAGGCCGAGTTGGACGAGATCGTCGAGACCGCCCTGCGCGGCGCCGCCCTGTGGACCGAGGCCAAGGATCGCCTGTCCGAGCCCGGCACCGGCCTGTCGGGCGGCCAGCAGCAGCGCCTGTGCATCGCCCGCGCCGTGGCTACCTCGCCCGAGGTCCTGCTGATGGACGAGCCCTGCTCAGCGCTGGACCCCATCGCCACCAGCCAGGTCGAGGAGCTGATCGACCAGCTGCGCCAGCAGTTTTCGGTGGTGATTGTCACGCACTCGATGCAGCAGGCCGCGCGGGTCAGCCAGAAGACCGCCTTCTTCCATCTGGGCAACCTGGTCGAATACGGGGATACCGACGACATCTTCACCAGGCCGCAGGACAGCCGGACCGAGGCCTATATCTCGGGCCGGATCGGCTGA
- a CDS encoding IS110 family RNA-guided transposase, translated as MSIVIVGIDLGKNSCSIVGLDSLGTVVVRRRLRRDGVIAFASKLPACIMAMEACCGAHHMGRSLAALGHEVRLMSPEYVRPYVKAQKNDDRDAEAIAEAATRPTMRFVELKSEEQLDVQTLHRVRDRLVGERTSLTNQIRSLLLERGHVVAQGHARLRHLLADMLDPGTGSLSPRMAFLLGDMRTRWDELDRRIAAFDAEFAAMARTDERARRLTSIPGIGALNATALVAAVGNAATFTKGRNLAAWLGLVPRQATTGGKPKLLGITKRGSRYLRKMLIQGARSAMPTLAKANSAVGAWLRALLVRTHPNVAVVALAAKMARTVWALLRHGRNYEAVPQAAG; from the coding sequence ATGAGCATTGTGATCGTTGGCATCGACCTAGGCAAGAACAGCTGCAGCATCGTCGGTCTCGACAGCCTGGGGACAGTGGTGGTGCGACGGCGATTGCGTCGTGACGGCGTCATCGCCTTCGCGTCGAAGCTGCCGGCCTGCATCATGGCCATGGAGGCGTGTTGCGGCGCTCATCACATGGGACGGTCGCTGGCAGCACTGGGGCATGAGGTCCGGCTGATGTCGCCGGAATATGTCCGGCCTTACGTCAAGGCGCAGAAGAATGATGATCGCGACGCTGAGGCCATTGCCGAAGCGGCAACCCGACCCACCATGCGCTTTGTCGAACTCAAGAGCGAGGAGCAACTCGACGTCCAGACGTTGCATCGGGTGCGGGATCGACTGGTCGGAGAACGCACGTCGCTGACCAACCAGATCAGGAGCCTTCTGCTGGAACGGGGACATGTCGTAGCACAGGGCCATGCCCGGTTGCGCCACCTGCTCGCTGACATGCTCGACCCCGGCACGGGCAGCCTCAGTCCCCGCATGGCTTTCCTGCTCGGCGACATGCGCACGCGGTGGGACGAGCTTGACCGCCGCATTGCCGCTTTTGACGCCGAGTTCGCGGCCATGGCTCGGACCGATGAGCGAGCACGGCGGCTGACAAGCATTCCGGGCATCGGTGCGCTGAATGCCACCGCATTGGTCGCCGCTGTCGGCAACGCCGCGACATTCACGAAAGGACGCAATCTGGCCGCCTGGCTGGGTCTGGTGCCCAGGCAGGCGACAACAGGAGGCAAACCGAAACTGCTCGGGATCACGAAGCGCGGCAGTCGATACCTGCGCAAGATGCTGATCCAAGGCGCGCGATCTGCCATGCCAACACTGGCAAAAGCGAATTCTGCCGTAGGCGCCTGGCTGCGTGCACTGCTTGTGCGCACCCATCCCAACGTCGCTGTTGTCGCCCTTGCTGCGAAGATGGCCCGCACTGTCTGGGCGCTTCTGCGGCACGGGCGAAACTATGAAGCCGTGCCGCAGGCGGCCGGTTGA
- a CDS encoding substrate-binding domain-containing protein has product MKTFGLTATAVSVLALSAFAAAAQTREQVQVAGSSTVLPYATIVAEAFAENFDFPSPVIESGGSGAGRQRFCEGVGENTIDIANSSSRITQNDIDRCTENGVTEIMEVRFGYDGIVFASPVGGESFAFTPADWFNALAAEVVVDGEVVANPHTSWSDVNSDLPDQEILAFIPGTRHGTREVFDENVILAGCEETGAMEVFMEAGADEDTAEGMCTTLRTDGVSVDIDGDYTETLARVAADANGIGVFGLSFYSNNTATLQVATMSGVTPSTQTIASGEYPVSRPLYFYVKNAHLDVIPGLQEYVSFFVSDDMAGPNGPLANYGLVSDPELAETQEMVENRTPMGALED; this is encoded by the coding sequence ATGAAGACCTTTGGCCTAACTGCGACAGCAGTATCCGTTCTGGCTCTGTCGGCTTTTGCCGCTGCAGCGCAGACGCGCGAACAGGTGCAGGTCGCCGGTTCCTCGACCGTGCTGCCCTATGCGACCATCGTGGCCGAGGCATTTGCCGAAAACTTCGATTTCCCCAGCCCGGTGATCGAATCCGGCGGGTCGGGTGCCGGTCGTCAGCGCTTCTGCGAAGGTGTGGGTGAAAACACCATCGACATCGCGAACTCGTCCTCGCGCATCACCCAGAATGACATCGACCGTTGCACCGAGAACGGCGTGACCGAGATCATGGAAGTGCGCTTTGGCTATGACGGCATCGTCTTCGCCTCGCCCGTGGGCGGCGAATCGTTCGCTTTTACCCCCGCCGACTGGTTCAACGCCCTGGCCGCCGAAGTGGTCGTGGACGGCGAAGTCGTGGCCAACCCGCATACCAGCTGGTCGGACGTGAATTCGGACCTGCCGGACCAGGAAATCCTGGCCTTCATCCCGGGCACCCGTCATGGCACCCGTGAAGTGTTCGACGAGAACGTGATCCTGGCCGGCTGTGAAGAAACGGGCGCCATGGAAGTGTTCATGGAAGCTGGCGCCGACGAGGACACCGCCGAAGGCATGTGCACCACGCTGCGCACCGATGGCGTGTCGGTCGACATCGACGGCGACTATACCGAAACCCTAGCCCGCGTCGCGGCCGACGCCAACGGCATCGGCGTGTTTGGCCTGTCGTTCTATTCGAACAACACCGCCACCCTGCAGGTTGCTACGATGAGCGGCGTCACACCGTCCACCCAGACCATCGCCTCGGGCGAATACCCTGTGTCGCGCCCGCTGTATTTCTACGTCAAGAACGCGCATCTGGACGTAATCCCGGGCCTGCAGGAATACGTGTCCTTCTTTGTGTCCGATGACATGGCAGGCCCGAACGGCCCGCTGGCCAACTATGGCCTAGTGTCCGATCCGGAGCTGGCCGAGACCCAGGAAATGGTCGAGAACCGCACGCCCATGGGCGCGCTGGAAGACTGA
- a CDS encoding DUF6212 domain-containing protein has translation MTFAYSIAVDPTLARVCDGLLERHLPPTLLGMLDVAETDGPVPGRTCLAQLMPLGAGADEAKRLSESGHHGLPVIEVDPEHPELLAERVTALLVERLQRSETTAAASREAAALLRRENISGAGRFREIESFLHALGNPHVAQSLNWEPSGTVAELPADGSVVQHLPLNIVSITAIDLWLPERLHVRNCEIRVSLQDSTGDEHALAEIPDEMRIGSGWVRFALPMALQGDARNCSLILRNAGPARLVVGLGMRMPDARFTAQGDTMPGDQVLALRVWKALAGASIPERRDAPMIDPRLEMTASLLQPSALPAPEIFGMPSSATDYITADFWAAEDAIMVHPSRSGAVCAVIRDVPMRGLLQLSAVVNTGHARSPNLNFAIGVTPHRAIGRDGIWESCMGSWVHGLPANGWGQVHCVPKGPIERADIYLATSLAQDMPNEHSWGLFRSFRAVTGQRATQEE, from the coding sequence ATGACCTTTGCCTATTCGATTGCGGTTGACCCTACGCTGGCCCGCGTCTGCGACGGACTTCTGGAACGCCATCTGCCACCGACCCTGCTCGGCATGCTAGATGTCGCGGAGACCGACGGACCCGTCCCCGGGCGCACCTGCCTGGCGCAGCTGATGCCGCTTGGCGCCGGCGCGGACGAGGCGAAGCGGCTGTCCGAGAGCGGGCATCACGGGCTGCCCGTCATCGAGGTCGATCCCGAGCATCCCGAACTGCTGGCCGAGCGGGTCACCGCGCTTCTGGTCGAGCGGCTGCAGCGCAGCGAGACGACCGCCGCTGCGTCGCGCGAAGCGGCCGCACTGCTGCGGCGCGAGAACATCTCGGGCGCGGGGCGGTTCCGCGAGATCGAAAGCTTCCTGCACGCGCTTGGCAATCCGCATGTGGCACAGTCCCTGAACTGGGAGCCCTCGGGTACCGTGGCGGAACTGCCCGCCGACGGCTCGGTCGTTCAGCATCTGCCCCTGAACATCGTCAGCATCACCGCGATCGACCTGTGGCTGCCCGAGCGCCTGCATGTCCGCAACTGCGAGATCCGGGTGTCGCTGCAGGACAGCACCGGCGACGAGCATGCGCTGGCCGAGATCCCCGACGAGATGCGGATCGGGTCGGGATGGGTGCGCTTTGCCCTGCCGATGGCGCTGCAGGGGGATGCGCGCAACTGCTCGCTGATCCTGCGCAATGCCGGGCCCGCGCGGCTGGTGGTGGGTCTGGGCATGCGCATGCCCGATGCCCGCTTCACCGCGCAGGGCGACACGATGCCCGGCGACCAGGTCCTGGCGCTGCGGGTCTGGAAGGCGCTGGCGGGCGCCTCGATCCCCGAGCGGCGCGACGCGCCGATGATCGATCCGCGTCTGGAGATGACGGCCAGCCTGCTGCAGCCCTCGGCTTTGCCCGCGCCCGAAATCTTCGGCATGCCGAGCTCGGCCACGGATTACATCACCGCCGATTTCTGGGCGGCCGAGGATGCGATCATGGTCCATCCCTCGCGCAGCGGCGCCGTCTGCGCGGTGATCCGCGACGTGCCGATGCGCGGGCTGCTGCAGCTGTCGGCGGTGGTCAACACCGGCCATGCCCGCTCGCCCAACCTGAACTTTGCCATCGGCGTCACGCCGCATCGCGCCATCGGCCGCGACGGCATCTGGGAAAGCTGCATGGGGTCTTGGGTCCACGGCCTGCCCGCGAATGGTTGGGGCCAGGTCCATTGCGTGCCTAAGGGCCCGATCGAGCGGGCTGACATCTATCTGGCCACTTCGCTGGCCCAGGACATGCCCAACGAGCACAGCTGGGGTCTTTTCCGCAGCTTCCGCGCCGTGACCGGCCAGCGTGCTACGCAGGAGGAATAG
- a CDS encoding recombinase family protein: MPLIGYARVSTEDQTPLPQVQALTAAGCAKIHEEYASGGDRARPVLARVLEQIRKGDTLVVVRIDRLARSLSHLLEVIERLEARGAFFRSIEDPIDTASPQGKFTLQVLGAAAEFERALIRERTKAGLASARSAGRVGGNPGLRARDPAALRKVRLARHEGYMDRLSGTAQDWVPLVRRLRPDMAWEDVLRLVNAPLPPSRHWTQARLLRATRAYVRDGFLPETVLGRAARCDSDDRLPALVAAIRGADPDITLQAICDRLEAMRERTPRGRTTWQPSSVRLLLQRAGKLGML; the protein is encoded by the coding sequence ATGCCCCTTATTGGCTATGCCCGCGTGTCGACCGAAGATCAGACCCCCCTGCCCCAGGTGCAGGCCCTGACCGCTGCTGGCTGCGCAAAGATCCACGAGGAATATGCCTCGGGCGGCGACCGGGCACGCCCGGTGCTGGCGCGGGTGCTGGAGCAGATCCGCAAGGGCGATACGCTGGTCGTGGTGCGCATCGACCGGCTGGCGCGGTCGCTGTCGCATCTCCTGGAGGTGATCGAGCGGCTGGAGGCCAGGGGTGCGTTTTTCCGCTCGATCGAGGATCCGATCGACACCGCCAGCCCTCAGGGCAAGTTCACGCTGCAGGTCCTGGGGGCGGCCGCCGAATTCGAGCGTGCCCTGATCCGCGAACGCACCAAGGCGGGACTGGCCAGCGCCCGCAGCGCAGGCCGCGTCGGCGGCAATCCCGGGCTGCGGGCCCGGGACCCGGCGGCGTTGCGCAAGGTCCGTCTGGCGCGCCACGAGGGCTACATGGACCGATTGTCCGGGACCGCGCAGGACTGGGTGCCTCTGGTTCGCCGCCTGCGCCCGGATATGGCATGGGAGGATGTGCTGCGCCTCGTCAATGCCCCCCTACCCCCGTCCCGCCACTGGACACAAGCTCGGCTGCTGCGCGCCACCCGTGCCTATGTCCGCGACGGCTTCCTGCCCGAAACCGTATTGGGTCGTGCGGCACGCTGCGATAGTGACGACCGCCTGCCCGCCCTCGTGGCAGCAATCCGGGGCGCAGACCCCGACATCACGCTGCAGGCGATCTGCGACCGGCTGGAGGCGATGCGCGAGCGCACCCCCCGCGGACGGACCACCTGGCAGCCCTCGTCCGTTAGGCTGCTGCTCCAGCGGGCTGGGAAGCTTGGCATGCTGTAA
- a CDS encoding ParA family protein, translating into MQVITIAMQKGGVGKSTLARSLAVAAARDGLSVLMIDMDAQQSVSQWAERREADMPVVVFSTENELPKKLSQAKDAADLVIIDTPPARSTEAPAAVEVADLVLIPTTPDVEPLEQMPRTLRLCRGFSRPVFAVVNMANPTGPAEVAYTREVIEAMGAQTAPVVLHRRKAHRDASAAGLTVQELANAGKAADEVSALWAWVRAELRNCK; encoded by the coding sequence ATGCAAGTGATCACAATTGCAATGCAGAAAGGCGGTGTAGGAAAATCGACCCTCGCGCGCTCTCTGGCAGTTGCGGCGGCTCGCGATGGGCTGTCAGTATTAATGATCGATATGGACGCGCAGCAGAGTGTTAGCCAGTGGGCAGAGCGGCGCGAGGCGGACATGCCCGTTGTTGTGTTCTCAACTGAGAACGAATTGCCGAAGAAGCTATCGCAGGCAAAAGATGCAGCCGACCTGGTCATCATCGACACGCCCCCTGCCCGTTCGACCGAAGCGCCGGCTGCTGTTGAGGTCGCTGACTTGGTGCTGATCCCGACAACTCCCGATGTCGAGCCTCTCGAACAGATGCCGCGCACACTTCGCTTGTGCCGCGGCTTCTCCCGTCCCGTCTTCGCTGTGGTGAACATGGCGAATCCGACTGGCCCGGCGGAGGTAGCCTATACCCGAGAAGTAATTGAGGCGATGGGCGCGCAGACAGCTCCAGTCGTGCTGCATCGCCGGAAGGCCCACCGAGATGCCAGTGCCGCGGGCCTTACAGTCCAAGAGCTCGCCAACGCAGGAAAGGCTGCCGACGAAGTTTCGGCTCTCTGGGCGTGGGTTCGTGCAGAATTACGAAATTGCAAATAA
- a CDS encoding replication initiation protein, protein MQDEPRPKSHDSNSGTLGAFQRRGEVIKPAELIEVRGGEKITLAARRIYNQLLSNAFGPDMAAEGQEYRIPFSELRGNHTSNDRVTEAILSLMQTVVRVRMSDGSTRNVHLLGPTDVEKFGPGIATMLTYELHSKLLPILRDSQIFARLEMQILHGFGTKYGMALYEMIAKRIGLKHIIYNDFETDELRDYLGVPHGKLGPFAALRRKAIEPAVAEVNALAPFSCSVDVAEKQGRKVTKLRLSWWTKSVEEQKAQWQAQKEKQDDLFSVIPPEIINWDE, encoded by the coding sequence ATGCAGGACGAACCTCGCCCAAAAAGTCACGATAGCAATAGCGGTACTCTCGGGGCGTTCCAGCGCCGTGGTGAGGTCATCAAGCCGGCTGAATTGATCGAGGTGCGTGGGGGCGAGAAGATTACGTTGGCTGCTCGGCGTATTTACAATCAGCTGCTGTCCAACGCCTTTGGCCCCGACATGGCGGCTGAAGGGCAAGAGTACCGAATTCCTTTCTCTGAGCTTCGAGGCAACCACACCTCGAACGACCGCGTCACCGAGGCAATTTTGAGCCTGATGCAGACTGTTGTGCGTGTGCGCATGTCCGATGGTTCGACCCGCAACGTTCACCTCCTTGGTCCGACAGACGTAGAGAAGTTCGGCCCAGGAATCGCAACGATGCTGACTTATGAGTTGCACTCAAAGCTTCTACCAATTCTCCGTGACAGCCAGATCTTTGCCCGCCTAGAGATGCAAATTCTCCACGGCTTCGGGACGAAATATGGCATGGCGCTTTATGAGATGATCGCTAAGCGCATCGGATTGAAGCACATCATCTACAACGACTTTGAGACTGACGAGCTACGCGACTACCTGGGCGTGCCCCACGGCAAGCTCGGCCCTTTCGCGGCGCTGCGTCGCAAAGCTATCGAGCCGGCCGTCGCTGAGGTGAATGCGCTAGCCCCCTTCTCTTGCTCCGTCGACGTGGCAGAAAAGCAAGGACGGAAGGTGACGAAACTTAGGTTGTCCTGGTGGACTAAATCGGTTGAAGAGCAAAAGGCCCAGTGGCAGGCGCAGAAGGAGAAGCAAGATGATCTGTTCAGCGTGATACCCCCCGAGATCATCAACTGGGACGAATAA